The Candidatus Bathyarchaeia archaeon DNA window TTAATCTTCCTCTGAGGCTTTTTCCACCCTTGAGTTTTACAAGCACAATTTTTCCGAGATTCTGTTCGAGGATTTCCGTTGTCATCTCGCTCATTTGAGCAGACCTCACTCAAACATCACATAACCTCTTTTATACTTAAACTTGTACCATTTAAACCTATCTAAAGGAGACGCTGGAAAACATGTCTAAAAGCCGTAAAAGGTACTTTTTGAAGGGGCGGGAAGCCAAAGCCTTGCTGGAAGAGGCTTCGAGAAGGCTGAAAATAGACTTGAAGGAGATTTTCGGGTCAAATTTCACTGTGGAATTGGCTGAGATAGATTTTGGCGAAATCTTCCTTATAAACGGCAAGCCAGTTCTCTTTAGGGCGGAAGGAAGCCTATACCCCACTCTGCTCTTTGAGGAGGCTCTTGCTCGAATGCCCAAGGTTGTTGTGGATATGGGGGCTATTCGACACTTATGCAATGGCGCCAACGTTATGGCTCCGGGCATTCTCCATTTTGAAGGAAACTTCGAAAAGGGTGATCTGGTGGTTGTGGTTGACGAA harbors:
- a CDS encoding DUF1947 domain-containing protein encodes the protein MSKSRKRYFLKGREAKALLEEASRRLKIDLKEIFGSNFTVELAEIDFGEIFLINGKPVLFRAEGSLYPTLLFEEALARMPKVVVDMGAIRHLCNGANVMAPGILHFEGNFEKGDLVVVVDEKYGKPLVVGEILYNAAEAVRVKQGVVVRNLHFVGDRLWKAVREIV